Sequence from the Nitrospirota bacterium genome:
CCGTCGGCAAACTCGACCTCAATTTGCTGCGCGAAAGTGACACTTGTCTGGCCATTAGGAGCCTGTGATATTTGCTGCACTACATGAAAATCCGTAGCCACGAGATCGGGTGCGACGGCGAAACCTGTTCCTGATGGCTGCCCGTTAACTACGATTCTGAATACCGACTCTCGTATTTTTTTAACGCGCTGGTTCATCTGTGATTCCTTTTGTGACGCCGTTAAAGGGGAGTAAAGCATAAGGATGAAAATGCCAACGAGCGATAAGAAACGAAATGTGAAAGACATATGTGACCTCCTTCTCAGTCTAACGCCGGGCATGAGGGGCAGGGGAAATATAATTAATGAAAAAAACCGACAGTTTATCCCCGGTCGGCCTCGATGGACTTGTTAGCGATTTGTCGTCTATATTTATTGGTTTGCCAAAATTGAATAAATGCTATCAGAGTCGACACTGCAAACGCAATTATTGATATCCAATAACTTCTTGTAGAATCTTTCAGATACCTTGCAACAAGTATATTTTTATTTCTGAGTTCGTCAGCTATTTTATTAACTTCAGTTTGTACAAGCGGATACTGAGCTGACAATTTCAGTCTGATATTTTCAAAATAATCTTTTTGAATATCTTCTAGACTATCAAAAGGATTCGTTTGAATATATTCTTTAATTATAGAATCAACACGCTCAAGAAGTATATTGAAGTCTTTAGGGGAATCTTTCCAAGCAGGCCTAGTCTCAAATAGACCCAAGCGAAGATCCTCCAATATTACCGAGAGGGGCACGTCAGAATCATAATAGGAGGAGCGCCCCGACAACCTGTCAAGTATAGTATATCTTTCGATTTCTCGATTGGCGTACAACTGTTTTACAGCTTTTAGGTCACCGTTCTGCATTATCACGTGTTGCATGTCTCTTTTAATTGTATCTTTTTTAACAACTTTCTCAGACCCAAAGACGATAAAATAAAAACCAAGAATCAACAGAACAATAAAGGCCAATGGAATTACTACATCTGCAATACTTTCTAAATGACTGATCGATTCTGTCTTTTCCACTAATAAGCCTCCTCAACAAATTGTAATTCAGCGAACAGTATTAATCGCAAACTAAATCATATATCATGTCGTTTTATTTGAGCGCTAACCAGTTATTATGTAGTTACAGTAAAGCATCTAATATCATATACAAGCATCTAATATTAGATACCTGTGTTGCATATAGTATTAGATGCTTTTGCATCTTTTACCCTCTTGGCAAAGCATCTAATACTATATGCTTTGCCAAAGCTGTTCCCCTGATATTCCCGTATCTGATAAACCACAATTTCATATCCGGTTTCCATCTGCCTTTAGCAGTCCTCGCCGCCTCTCTCAAATCCTTTTCAGTAAAACTGATTCATACAGGCACACGATCATTGTCGGCAAACTTTTGTGCCGGAGGCTGCCATGCTATTTTCTCGACAACAAGTTCTACGGTCTTGATTCCTGACAGACGCATCGACAATCCCACTGCTGTTTTTTGACAGGCTGCCGCCGATAGCTGCCCAGCGGAGATGAAAGGCAGCATAGTTTTGTTTTCATGAATGTCTGCACGGGTCATACGTGAATACATAAGAGGAATGGCTTTATCTCTTTTTGTCCCCTGAGAAAGTTTAATGAAACATCCGGAAAATGTAAATATATAAACCTGCGATTGTGTAACTATTCAGTGAAGTGGGATAAACATGAAAGATTCCGGGTACCCACACATAGGGCACAAGCAAGCCGGAATGACAACCACACCATAGCATGAAGAGCGAGGAGACAAAAAAGACCGCAAGCATCTGATGCGATGCTGCGGCCTTTTATAAACGAGGAAATAAAACGGTTATTTTGTGTTCAGGGCTTCTTTGAGCGCTTTGCCGACCTTGAAATAGAGGACCTTCTTGCCGGGCACGTCAACACTCTCCCCGGTCTTCGGGTTCCTCGCCTTTCTTGGGTTGCGGTTCTTCAACCGGAAGTTTCCAAACCCGCGTATCTCGATCTTCTCGCCGTTCATCAGAGCCTTTTTGATGCTTTCAAACACTGTCTCGACAACGATCTCTGTCTGGTTTCGTGTAAGACCGTCAACCTTTTCCGAGACCTTTTCAATAAGGACTGACTTTGTCATATGACCTCCGTTCCTAAGGTGTATAGAGAAATTTTATCCTGAGTGTCGGAAAAATATCCGTAAGCTCTTTAGGGAATCTGCCCTTCAGGAGTTCCATGAAAGAGGTCTTTTCCTTTTTCTCCACCACGTCCGGCTCTCCTGAAATGCCGACCAGTTCAGCTGTTTTTCGTATCGTGTCTTCGAGTGTGCCGAGTTCATCAACCAGCTTCTGTGCTTGTGCCTGTTGGCCGCTGAAGATTCTGCCGTCAGCAATTGCCCTTACATCCTCGACCTTCAGCTTTCTTCCGGTTGCCACTGCCGTGATGAACTGCTCGTGCACGTTGTCCATCACGCCCTGAAGGAGTTCCCGCTCTTCGGGCCCCATTTTTCTGAATGCCGAGGCCATGTCCTTGTGTTTGCCGCTCTTGATCACTTCCGTCGTGATCCCGATCTTGGACATAAGGCCCTCGATGTTCGGGATCTCCATGATCACGCCTATGGAGCCGGTCAACGTGCCGGGATTGGCAATGATCATGTCAGCAGGGGCGGCAATATAGTAGCCGCCGGATGCGGCGATGGAGCCCATGGATACCACAACTTTCTTTGCCGCAACAGCTTTTTTCACTTCCTCATAGATTTCCTGAGAGGGGGCTACTGCTCCGCCCGGGCTGTTAATCCGGAGGATGATCGCCTTGATCGAGAGGTCTTTGGTATGTTCCTTGATTTCCTCTACGATATCCCTGGAATCGAGGATAGGACCTTCAATCCTGACCAGCGCAACCCGGCTCCTGAGCGGTATCTTCTTCTGCAACAGCGTAAGGGACAGACTTATCACCATGAGGCAAAGGAGAACGATACTTATGACAACACAGGCCTTCTTCAATGTTCAGTCTTTCCCACATGTTTCATGCTGAGGCCGATCTTCCGTTCGTCCGCGTCTATCCTGATGATGCGGGCCCTGAGATGGTCGCCATCCTTGATCGGGTCTCCCTCCGGCTGTATGATCTCAGAGGAATAGATAAGTCCTTCAACGCTGCCTTCCATTTCGAGAAAAATGCCAAAATCAGTTGTCTTCAGCACTACACCGGAAATCTCATCGCCGAGCTTGAACTGCTCCGGGATCCTGCTGATCCAGGGATCGGGCTCGATCTGTTTCAGGCCGAGTGCAATTTTTTCTCTTTCGGCATCGATAGAGAGGATGACTGCATCGACCTTTTGCCCCTTTTTCAGAAGCTCTGAAGGATGTTTTACGTGTTTTGTCCAGGACATGTCGGATATATGGATGAGGCCATCGATACCTTCCGGGAGGCCTACGAAGGCGCCGAAGTCAGTGATGCTTCTGACTTTTCCTGATACGATCTGCCCGGGCTGATAATGTTCCCTGACCAGCTGCCAGGGACTCTGTTTTGTCTGGCGAATGCTGAGAGAGAGTTTGCGATCTGCCTGATCAACTCTCAGGACAGCAGCCTCTACCATCTCACCGATCGACAGATATTTGGACGGATGCTTTGGTCTCGGTGACCAGTCGATCTCAGAGACATGGACAAGACCTTCAAGACCGCTTTCGATCTCAATAAATGCCCCATAATCGGTGATGCTCACGACCTTGCCTTTTACCCTTGCACCCACCGGGTATTTCGCTACGATGTTTTCCCAGGGGTCAGGGTTTTTCTGTTTGAATCCGAGGGTAACTTTCTCTTTTTCAGCGTCATACTTCAGGACCTTGACTTCAATTTCATCGCCAACGGAAAAGAACTCATTGGGGTGGCTTATTCTTCCCCAGGAGATGTCCGAAATGTGCAGAAGTCCATCCAGCCCGCCGAGGTCTACGAATACACCGTAGTCCGTGATATTCTTGACGACACCATGAATAAGCGCGCCTTCAACGATCTTGCCGAGGGTTTCGCCCTTTTTCTGCGACCGCTCCTCTTCAAGGATGATCCTTCGCGATACGATGATGTTGGAGCGTTTGCTGTTCATCTTGATGATTCTGAAGGACATGATCTTTCCGATCAGACTGTCGAGGTCCTTGATCAGTTTGATATCGATCTGCGAAGCAGGAAGAAAGGCCTTGACGTCGCCGATATCAACGGTCATCCCGCCCTTGGTCTTTTCAATGATCTTGCCATCGATGAGGCTGTTTTCCTGCGCTGCTTTTTCTAGGGAATCCCAGGACTTGATTTTTGATGCCCGTTCTTTGGAAAGGCGCATCATGCCTTCGGAATCCCGCATCTGTTCGACATATACCTCAAGGGTATCACCGGGCTTTAGCTGCCGCAGCTCTTCCTCGGAGAACTCTTCTTTTCTGATAAAGCCCTCAGACTTATACCCGATGTCGGCCATGACACCATCTGCCTTAATAGAGATCACTTTGGCACGCAGCAGCGCGCCAGGAGAGATCGTCTGGAACGTCTCGGCGTAGAGCCTCTCCATTTCGTTGTTGTTCATCGTTTCATCCATTACTGGCTTCCCCCTATAGTATGTATTCTTTTTTCTACTTTTCGTATGATCCAGTCAGGCGTCGAAGCGCCTGCGGTAATGCCGACTTTTTTTACACCGTCAAACCAGGACGCATCAAGCTCATCTTCTGTCTCGATGTGATAGGTTCTGACCGACATGGAACTGCAGAGGTGGGAAAGCTGTGTCGTGTTTGCGCTGTTCTTGCCGCCTACAACGATCATGATATCCACCTTATGCGCCATTTTTTCTGTCTCTTTGAGCCGCAGGGCTGTCGAGTTGCATATTGTATTATATACCTTTACTTCCCGCGCGTGTTCAATGATCTGCGAAAGGGCCTTTTTCAGCGCCTCAATGGGCTGGGTGGTCTGGACAACGACGCCGACTTTCGGTTTGAGTTTCGGCAGCGCGGAATTATCATCAAGCACTATGGCATCGTCACCCGCATAGCT
This genomic interval carries:
- the sppA gene encoding signal peptide peptidase SppA, which gives rise to MVISLSLTLLQKKIPLRSRVALVRIEGPILDSRDIVEEIKEHTKDLSIKAIILRINSPGGAVAPSQEIYEEVKKAVAAKKVVVSMGSIAASGGYYIAAPADMIIANPGTLTGSIGVIMEIPNIEGLMSKIGITTEVIKSGKHKDMASAFRKMGPEERELLQGVMDNVHEQFITAVATGRKLKVEDVRAIADGRIFSGQQAQAQKLVDELGTLEDTIRKTAELVGISGEPDVVEKKEKTSFMELLKGRFPKELTDIFPTLRIKFLYTP
- a CDS encoding integration host factor subunit beta yields the protein MTKSVLIEKVSEKVDGLTRNQTEIVVETVFESIKKALMNGEKIEIRGFGNFRLKNRNPRKARNPKTGESVDVPGKKVLYFKVGKALKEALNTK
- a CDS encoding 30S ribosomal protein S1 — its product is MDETMNNNEMERLYAETFQTISPGALLRAKVISIKADGVMADIGYKSEGFIRKEEFSEEELRQLKPGDTLEVYVEQMRDSEGMMRLSKERASKIKSWDSLEKAAQENSLIDGKIIEKTKGGMTVDIGDVKAFLPASQIDIKLIKDLDSLIGKIMSFRIIKMNSKRSNIIVSRRIILEEERSQKKGETLGKIVEGALIHGVVKNITDYGVFVDLGGLDGLLHISDISWGRISHPNEFFSVGDEIEVKVLKYDAEKEKVTLGFKQKNPDPWENIVAKYPVGARVKGKVVSITDYGAFIEIESGLEGLVHVSEIDWSPRPKHPSKYLSIGEMVEAAVLRVDQADRKLSLSIRQTKQSPWQLVREHYQPGQIVSGKVRSITDFGAFVGLPEGIDGLIHISDMSWTKHVKHPSELLKKGQKVDAVILSIDAEREKIALGLKQIEPDPWISRIPEQFKLGDEISGVVLKTTDFGIFLEMEGSVEGLIYSSEIIQPEGDPIKDGDHLRARIIRIDADERKIGLSMKHVGKTEH
- a CDS encoding 4-hydroxy-3-methylbut-2-enyl diphosphate reductase, producing the protein MKIITAKRAGFCFGVKRAIDITFDMAKDNKKGLYTLGPIIHNPQVIAKLEEEGISPLEIDDLDNKKISSLIIRTHGIPFQTYDSITSRGIKIIDATCPFVKNAQHYAKLLKENGYQVVILGDRNHPEVKGIVSYAGDDAIVLDDNSALPKLKPKVGVVVQTTQPIEALKKALSQIIEHAREVKVYNTICNSTALRLKETEKMAHKVDIMIVVGGKNSANTTQLSHLCSSMSVRTYHIETEDELDASWFDGVKKVGITAGASTPDWIIRKVEKRIHTIGGSQ